A genome region from Brassica oleracea var. oleracea cultivar TO1000 chromosome C2, BOL, whole genome shotgun sequence includes the following:
- the LOC106327795 gene encoding cysteine proteinase RD21a-like — MGFVNVTILLLAMMIGVSYAVDMSIISYDEKRHISAVNGRSDAEVSKIYEEWMEKHGKKKMMTQNNGLVTDQRFEIFKDNLRFIDEHNNKNLSYKLGLTRFADLTNDEYRSIYLGAKPKKRVLKTSDRYEPRVGDALPASVDWRKEGAVAAVKDQGSCGSCWAFSTIGAVEGINKIVTGDLISLSEQELVDCDTSYNQGCNGGLMDYAFEFIIKNGGIDTEEDYPYKAADGRCDQNRKNAKVVKIDGYEDVPENNEAALKKALANQPISVAIEAGGRAFQLYSSGVFDGTCGTELDHGVVAVGYGTEDGKDYWIVRNSWGGSWGESGYIKMARNIAEPTGKCGITMEASYPIKKGQNPPNPGPSPPSPIKPPTKCDKYYSCPEGNTCCCLFKYGKYCFGWGCCPLEAATCCDDNTSCCPHEYPVCNGDTCLMSKNSPFSVKALKRTPAKPFWAHSRKNMA; from the exons ATGGGCTTCGTAAATGTAACCATCCTTCTCCTAGCGATGATGATCGGCGTTTCGTACGCTGTCGACATGTCGATCATCTCATACGACGAGAAGCGCCACATCTCCGCCGTCAACGGCCGGAGCGACGCCGAGGTTTCAAAAATCTACGAGGAGTGGATGGAGAAACACGGAAAGAAGAAGATGATGACGCAGAACAACGGTCTTGTCACGGATCAGAGATTCGAGATCTTCAAAGACAATCTTCGTTTCATCGACGAACACAACAACAAAAACCTCAGTTACAAACTCGGTTTAACCCGGTTCGCTGATCTAACCAACGATGAGTACCGATCTATCTACCTCGGTGCTAAACCGAAGAAGAGAGTTCTCAAAACCAGCGATCGATATGAGCCGCGTGTTGGCGACGCGCTTCCTGCTTCCGTTGACTGGAGAAAAGAAGGTGCCGTCGCCGCCGTCAAAGATCAGGGAAGCTGCG GGAGTTGTTGGGCATTTTCAACCATTGGAGCTGTGGAAGGAATAAACAAGATTGTGACAGGAGACTTAATCTCTTTGTCTGAACAAGAACTAGTAGATTGTGACACATCTTACAACCAAGGCTGTAATGGAGGTTTGATGGACTATGCGTTTGAGTTCATTATTAAAAATGGTGGTATTGATACTGAAGAGGATTATCCATACAAAGCTGCGGATGGCCGTTGTGATCAGAACAGG AAAAACGCAAAGGTTGTCAAAATTGACGGTTATGAGGATGTGCCGGAGAACAACGAGGCGGCTCTTAAGAAAGCTTTGGCTAATCAGCCTATCAGTGTTGCCATTGAAGCTGGTGGTCGTGCCTTCCAGCTCTATTCTTCG GGTGTATTTGATGGAACCTGTGGAACGGAGTTAGACCATGGAGTTGTAGCTGTGGGTTACGGAACTGAGGACGGAAAGGATTACTGGATTGTGAGAAACTCATGGGGAGGAAGCTGGGGAGAGAGCGGATACATAAAGATGGCACGTAACATTGCAGAGCCCACAGGAAAGTGTGGAATCACCATGGAGGCTTCGTATCCGATCAAGAAAGGTCAGAACCCACCAAACCCTGGACCATCCCCTCCATCTCCCATCAAGCCACCGACCAAGTGTGACAAATATTACTCTTGCCCAGAGGGAAACACTTGTTGTTGTCTCTTCAAGTACGGTAAGTACTGCTTCGGTTGGGGATGTTGCCCTCTTGAAGCTGCCACTTGCTGCGATGATAACACTAGTTGCTGTCCTCATGAGTACCCTGTTTGCAATGGCGATACCTGTTTGATG AGCAAGAACAGTCCATTCAGCGTTAAGGCTTTGAAGCGTACACCCGCAAAGCCGTTCTGGGCACATAGCAGAAAGAACATGGCTTAA